Proteins from one Limanda limanda chromosome 4, fLimLim1.1, whole genome shotgun sequence genomic window:
- the LOC133000529 gene encoding LOW QUALITY PROTEIN: large ribosomal subunit protein uL10-like (The sequence of the model RefSeq protein was modified relative to this genomic sequence to represent the inferred CDS: inserted 1 base in 1 codon), with the protein MPREDRATWKSNYFLKIIQLLDDYPKCFIVGADNVGSKQMQTIRLSLRSKAVVLMGKXTMMRKAIRGHLENNPALEK; encoded by the exons ATGCCCAGGGAAGACAGGGCCACGTGGAAGTCCAACTACTTCCTTAAAATCATC CAACTTCTGGATGACTATCCAAAATGCTTCATCGTGGGGGCAGACAATGTGGGGTCCAAGCAGATGCAGACCATCCGCTTGTCCCTTCGCAGCAAGGCTGTGGTGCTGATGGGCA ACACCATGATGCGAAAAGCCATCCGTGGCCACCTGGAGAACAATCCAGCCCTGGAGAAGTGA